Genomic segment of Cyprinus carpio isolate SPL01 chromosome A13, ASM1834038v1, whole genome shotgun sequence:
TTCAAACCTGACTGTGAGCATATACATGTGCCTCTGCCAAAGTAAACTGGTTTGTTGGAGGTTTATGCAATGTAGGCTACATCTCTCAGATCTCAGCTCATTAGCCGTGACATGGCATCGTGCTGGAATCTTTTATCCTGAGGTCAACACCCCGTGGTTCTCATGCATTGAAAGCTGCCCTCTTGGTTAACAAGGCACCAGAGGTCATTGCTCCCTAGTCCTTTTTTCAAAGATGTCATTGCTGACCACAACACTTCCAGGTGGGCACCGTAAACAGAGGAGGCACAGTTCAGCCAACATGTGTTTGTAAAAGAACAAAAGCTTTCTAATTTCCATGAAAGCATATCTTTCTTTCACTTGAGGAAAAACCGAATAAAAGCAACAAAGCAATTTGCTTATGAATGAAAAACTTGTAAAAGAGGCATATGGTATCACAAGCAGATACCAGGATAAATATCtggaaaactatttatttaaatgtttttatgtaaatagaATAATCCATGTGTGTAGTTATACACAGAAAActattattagtaataaatgacattaaaagtgGCATGCATGCAGTATGACCACAAGCAGAGAATGCAGGATAACGTaggatatttttaaaattattattattataatttatataaacatagaGAACTATGGTAATTTTGGGCTTTATTTGATTTAACTTTCATCACAGTCAGAAATTCCAGGATAAACATGTtaggtatgtttatttatttaaaagcttttttttttttttttgtaagataaCTAATCCATGTGGTCAGAATAAAAGAGAGTCATATGTCTTGTACATGCCCAGTTTTGGAAGATAAAGTTGGAGCTGGATCAGGTTTCTAAGAAAGCAACCAATGGAATGTTTTTCAAGATAACCAAACACCCAAACCAAAGTCTGCCACGAGCAGCCATGTGTATTTGTTTCAGACTTCTTGATTTTTCACCCATTGAAATCGTGTGTGCTTTATCCGTCAGTGTAGTTAAACAACCCTGACACGACGCTCTTGTCctaaacctctctctctcacagagcTCTTCTATGTCCCTCTGTCTGCTAAGgctaatttcacattcaaaaaatGCATCTCTTCCTGTGACTTCCATTATCTCAACATTCAAAAACTCAAGCTGTCCATCCAAATGCTGTCCAAACACAGCACATAAGACTTCTCATTTTCATCGTGAGAACTCACTGTTTATTATGAACTTATAAACATAATGTTtattatgtgagtgtgtgttggtgtgtataTGTATCTGTGGGGTTTTTGTGCATGAGAGGTCCGGAGATATTTTGTCATGTGTCCTTGAATATAGCTGAAATGGATTTAAGGAAGGCATCATCTTATATATTTGATAACctgacatttgttttaaaatttttttagtgCTTGCAGCATCCTTTTTCCGTTACACAGGAAGTGAATCCTTGATGAAATTTGAGCTGGGTGACATATTTATGTAGTTCACAGCCAGGTGGAGATCTAGGCCAGTACAAGCAAATGAAAAGATTATCCTGCTCTCCTACTGTTAAGAATTGCagctaatgtgtttttaattagagGACAGGTCTTCCCTCATATGGCCGTTCTTCTCATTAAATAGtgcattttatttccaaaaatgatgtaaatgatgtGTATTCTTGAGTAGACCTGACCTGACTAATCCATTTCCATGCTCCTCTTAAATTGAAAGCAAGGTGTTGTAACAAAGCTTTTGGCATTAAATGGTTTGCAGCTTAGATTAAGCTTCACTATATGTGAAGGGCCTCCAAATGTAAAGTTAACAAACCCCAAATCTGATGTAGCTCAGCCATGGTCATGGTTCTAGGagtaaaactatgaaaaaaatacatcatcTCTTTAAGATTATTATGAAAATGAATCCTGGACATTCCCTGAGGAATAAGGAAGAGTTTATAGACACAAACCATCGGGATCACTCATTTGGCAGtagatttagcatttatttttacctgattatgtattatatattattttgtgtttatactTCATTACGAATTTGATTTAATCAcaaatttgcatgcatttattattattattttcattgttgaaaAGAGttccttaatgtttttgtggaaaccatgatgcattttttttccctagattctgtgatgaatacaaagttcaaaagcacatcattcattagaaataaaaatcttatttaacattataaaggtctttactgccactttcgatcaatttaatgcattgttgcgCAATAAAACGgttcagttctttaaaaaaaatcttaccgacctgtaaaatttgaatggtagtgtagacaTTGTTTTTCCAATCACTTTTCGTGCTATATTGTTACTCCTGCTgtatagattatatttatttttcctgtggCAAGTAACTTGGCCTATTTGCATCAACTTCAAAAGGGTCCCTAGTCTTTTGCCTTGACACCTGAGAGATGTTACCAATTGATAATGACCTCCTTTCAGGAGACCTGATACAACATATACAAAACATTATTCCCTCCGATACAGGATAGCAGGCTAGTGGGGCTTTCAGAACATGTTTATATGAGGGTCTTTGACTCCTCACAAAGGCCAAATATTGGTTTAGTCACTTACTTTCGCTGTACTTTCTGAGTTTGTCAGTGTCAATCACTGAAACGGCTGTATGTTGATAAAGTACCTACTAATCACATACCAATTGTTCAAAATGACAGCATAAACGTGgaaacatatttcatttcatcAGCATTGTTATCAGCATGAAGGAGTTTCTTCTGTTAATGAGTACACAAGTCCACAGAGTATATTGAAGAATGTGAACATTGTAAAATGGCTTTTTAATCAGTCTTAACAAATCAGCAAGAGTTCATCCATTATGCCTGTGTGGGTGGATTggtagaacttttttttttttttttagaagaaattaGAATTTTAGAAGACATTTTCCCTTGGAACATTGGACATGGTTTACATTTAAGACAggtgtttcattttaaaactacagCAGACACATTCTGTGAGAGGTGTGTTAACTATAAAGAATGTTTGTGAGTGGCTGAAAGGGATAAATGTTGAGGGCCTCTTTGGATTTTTGAGCCTTTTTACTTGTGACATGGCAGGCAAAGCATTGTAAAACCTTCATAGTAAAAAGTGACCAGGAACCCTACTTCTACTAATgacagcacaaaaacattttcattagtcCACCAACGACATGCAAACTGAAAAAGCAAAGACCGAAATTAATGTGTGCATGGATAAGAACACAAATACTATACAGAATAGTGGACTTAAGGACTGAAggtattttaaaacaacatatgACTACTCacttcattgtttttgttgttaatagaGTGTCCTAGCATTAGGACCAGTGACTAGCATGATCTGAAGGGAGGTCTAAAGGCATGAACGCTTACTAGGATAAATGTTTCAGTTCTCAGCAGAAGAACTCAAGGGGAACTGAACCTCCACAGAAGCTTTAACTGTTGTGTGGCTGAGGCATAGATCCATCGATCTGTTTTTGCATGTCTTTGACCACCACTGTGTGAAAATGTAATCATGCATGGAGAGTTTTTTGAATGTGAAAGAGTTGACGTGATGTTATGATAGAGAGGATCGTGTTTCAGGTTGTTGTGGTGCATTTAAAAGGATTCTAAGAGGATGGGGCTTGGTCTTTTAAAGTACCTCATAACTTTTAAGTGGCTGTAAGGCATGTCTGGAGATCTGAAAGACAATGTGGTGCATGGATGTGCATGTTTCTCTTTACAAATTGCTTTTAAAAGTCAAAGTTTCAATGTGAAAAATCAAACATATACTCATTTACATTGAGTAGTCTACTAAAGTCAAAGTGTACTTGAAGTTTGTGCCATCTGCTCTATCCGATTTCCTTGAACCATGAACTTGAGTGtcttaaaaaaatgccattttatgaGATTGTTGATCCTTGACTTTCTAAGgtcattcaaacatttttatcGCTGAGTAAAAGCCacaaaaatgtccaaataattGGGCTTTCAAAACTTGTAATATATTGTTTCCACCATATGTTACCCATTTCTTGGGCTGTAACCACTGATAACCCCTATATAATGCAGGACTTTCTTTAGTGTTGAGATGGTTTTGTAAAAGGCATGTTTGTATAGCAAACttagaaaaaaatggaattaatCGAATTAATTTGGCAATTGAGCACTTTTAATGTATGACACCTAGAAAAGCATGTGAAGCACAGAATTCCTCAGAGGTAGGAAGTTGCCTATAGGGAGCTTAACAACTTGTGCGGCATTATCAGGTTACCTTTAATTCACTTTTTATCCCCACCTTCTTTCACTTCAGTCCactgtgtatttttgttgtttcatcCACTTAAGGTGCTTCAGAGAGGATAATGTAAGTAATGGTTAAAGCTGTGACAAGGAATGAACCATACCACATTCAAACCTTGTATTTATTAGTACAAGCACATGGACACCGAAGAGCACCTTATATGTCGTGTTTAATGTGTTGCTTGAATTATCAGAGCACTCGCATGTTCATTTCGTTCTGTGAAGTTTGACGCCCACAGCTGACCAGGTTGTTTTTAACAGAATCtcaaacaataattaaattgttttggtTAACCTGTCTGCTGCTTAACATAGCCTTAATTGAAAAGGCACACTTTCCCCcttttttgtatgtaaaatttgtaaataaaaatcagttatcaaaactgaaataaaaatataaaaatgcaattattggTATTTTACTAAAAGAGTTTATAAACTCAGTCCCAACAAACTGACCAAATTTGACTCTTAACCATTTGAAGTTTATTATCAAAACCATTTATGTGTATTCATATGAGATGGATTATAGAGGTTTTCCCACAACACTATATTAAACGataatacagtattattaaataataaggGATGAAGTTATTTCAGTATTGTGGGTTTTGTACACAGatcatattatttcataatatattttaaattttaagttatgttttgttttccatattttatttctaatttatgttagtcttttactatttatttttgtgtagtcTAGTGATCTCATGGCTTTGTTTGTCATTTcagtatcataaaagtggccTGCTATGACCCGTGTGATGAGCGGCGAGAGCTGTAGGGTATTATGTTTAAATGTcagacactgtttttttttttttatattcatttgtaATTTGTCAATTAAAAGACTTGTACCACTCCCTTTCTACTTCTTCCTTGGTGCTGTTTGCAGTGTGACATGGCTGCCATGGTATCTGGTTTAGTATTCCTGTGACAAAAGTCGTAATGTTGTCAGAACAGCTTCATGATACAATGAGCCCAGAGTGTTTCCCTGGAGAGAGGAATAAAGGGTACATGTGTCCTTAGTAACAACCACATGCCCACGTCAGCTCAATTGAATCTGGAACTCTCAATTGTTGTGCAAAACATTTCCCGCTTTCTCTCTGAAAAGACTATTTGAACACACTTACTCCTAAGAAGATGTTTATTGTAAAATTCAAGAAGTTTTCTAGCACTGTTTCTGCAGTTAAAGCATCTCAACAATTAAATACATCTCAAGGACAACCTAAGGATGTACTGTTCCAACATTTACACCACTTCCctgaaaataaaagaagacaAGGATGGATTTATCAAGTGCATGCATCAGTCTTTCCTCTTTTTGCACCTCTCAGAGACCTTAGACAGGATGTTTCCTGTTTGAGACCCTAGACGGGATGTTTTTCCCATGGAGAACAGTGGCAAAAGTGGAAAGCAATGTTTCAGCTTACTATTATCTCTAGGCACTCTTACAACAAAGGAGAATGGATTAGTTGCTAAGCACACAGAGAGTCAGACATCTAATGGGAGCTAGCAAATGAAGCTAAAAGTGCAGGTCAGGAATATGACTATGCTGACTATGCCTCTTTCATTTAGTTTtgcatatatatagtaatatagtaaaaagtatattttatgtttaacaaacatgtgattttgatttttttttttaattgtgtaaataGGAATCCTATAGCCACCAGACACTGGTAATAAGTGGTCCAAGTATGTAAGGGTCACAAATGTTTCAATTAGTGCCTGCAGAAAGCAAAAAGAAGCACACATAAAAACGCCTCTGACAGTGGatatatggcaaaaaataaattaatatataaatacacatatgaaggctttttttttttcacaggtgaTCTGTCCCCTGTGCAGATGTCACCAATTTCCCAGTCACAGTTCATTCCACTGTCTGAAATACTGTGCTCTGTCATATCAGACATGAATGCTGCCCATGTGATTGTAAATCAGGAAGCATTGATCAACCACATGATGAAAGCACACCCAGGTAACACATTATTATGCGGTGTTTCACTTTACTGTGCTTACCTGTACACTAActtattacacttttattttaattcatattcattATGAAACAGCTATATTCACACCAATAATATTTCTTTCAGGAATGACCATTCCCACTCAAGACATCCTGTACAGTGCTCTGGGAGCTCTTATTAAGGAGAGGAAGATCTATCACACTGGTGAGGGCTACTTTGTAGTCACCCCTCAAACATACTTCATCACCAACAACATGGTGAAAGAGAGGAATTGGTGGAGTGCTGGTGACAATGACCTGCCATCACCTCCTCCGATCACATACCTGGTGAGCAATGAGAGCTGCATGGACACCTCTACTGAGGTTCCTGTCATGGCCCACTGTAAGTCCTGCAGCTGCTTCACCCCTCCGTCCATTGTACCTCCATCTGCCCAAGACCATCAATCCATCAGCATCAGTGAGTGCACTGGAAAAAGCCTCAAGTGGTCCAAAGAACACAAACCTTCCATTCAGCACCAGTCCACGTCTACCACAGCAGACTACCAGGCCAGTGAGATAAGCAAATCCACCAACACAAGCCGCAAGGACAAGGAGAAATCTGGACGCAAATTTGGCCTTAACCTCTTCCGACGAAACACAGGGAAGAAGGAGAACAAGCCGAAGAAAGAATATGCCACATTCTCTGGACAATTCCCACCGGAGGAATGGCCTGTCAGGGATGAGGATGACTTGAACAACCTCCCCAGGGATCTAGAACACTCAATCATCAAACGGATCAACCCAGATCTGACTGTGGACAATCTAGTAAAACACACAGTTCTTATGAAGAAGCTGGAGGAGAAAGCTGTGGACAAGGGCATTTCCACTGAAGCTCTTCTATCTAAGCAGAGGCATCATACCTCAAAGTCTGTGGGGAAGAAATCAGCTCCTAGAGCTACTCGCAGCAGGAGAAGAGTACCTACATCCAAAGAGAAACAAAGGGCAAAGAGTAAAACCTTGCAATGTGCTGAAGATTTAGAGGCAGATGATGAAATTCTTCCACACCTCAGAACAGAGTTTGCTTTGGATGAACCTGACAATCAGGAAGAAAGTACCATTCTGAATCCGAAATGTGTCTACAAGAAACGGATAGACAACCCATTTCTGGGAATGCCAGGAAGAGACGTGGAAACAAACACCAACCATAAAGAACAAAAGAGGAGAGAAGCCAAGATTCCAACTCCTGGGCGCCGGGAAAGACCAGGTCACAGGTCAAAGTCCTGGGATCCTCATCAGGCTAAAGCAATTGCTGACAGTGTGGAGAAATCTCACACACTGAAGGATGCACCCTGCGAACAGCTCCATGAAAGTGCACAGACAGTAGACTCCACCCTGGATGTTCAACCAGTTCAAGAGCTTTGTGGAGATTACAGCTCTGCGTACCCTGAGAGTAGCACATTAAGGATAGAGGACAAAATTAGGCTGAGAGAGAATAAAGTCCGAAGCAGGGAGTTCAGAAATAGCAGAGTAAGAGAAATTAAACATCAGGATGGAGCCTTAAGACATGTTCATGACCAAAAGAACATTGTAGATCATGCTACACATTGTGATACAACAGAAGTACCCCTCTCGTGGCCTAAACCTACAATTCAACATAGACTTTCCCTACATCTACTGAACAGTAAAGAAGAGTCTCATCACCGTCCTGATCTGCTGTGCTCACACCCGCAAGTTGGCGATTGTACTAGCCATCAGCTGTCAGATGGTCAAACATTGGACAGAAACACAAGCCAGACTGAGAGTGAAGTGTATACAGATGATGAATATCGCATCTATCAAAAGGCAGTGGAGGATGAGAATGGTTGTAGCTCTGTCTGCCTGAATGAGGAATGCGTTCTTGACCGTGAGACCAGCACAGCTCGATGCAATGAGCCTGTCTTTGCAGATGGTGGCTGGGATGGACATTTCGTTGAGGAACATACTCATCACAAACCCACCAGAACCACATACAGGTCGCATGAATACAGGTGGCAGCCTTCTGATCACCAGATCCTTCAAAAAGGTGCTAGCCCCAAACAAGAAGTCCAGAGTCTGAGGAAAAGACTACAAGAATCCAGTTTGGCAGATGAGGAACATACCGAAGCCCTGGAAAGCAGCATTTTTGACTACTGTCATGCAAGCGAAGTAGAGTCCGATTCTGAGACCATACATAAATCTGCAGATGAAGCAGAAGCTTGCAAATCTAACCACTGGATCTGTCACCCAGAATCAAAAGATCAGAGAACAAATGAGGATAGTGGTAACATCAGTGCAAGCCTAAATGACCCTAGAGGTGCCTGTGCAGGAGAAACCACAGAGAGTCAGAGTTACACCGCCGATAGCGGCATTGACTCTCCAAGGTTAGTCTGAGGTCATTCATCTGAGATATGCATTTGATCCATAAATCTAGTCACTTAATGTTGCTACAACTGAAAGATctacttaaatatttatactgCAATCAAATAGAAGCACTAATTACAGCTCAAGGGTTCATAGTTAACAGTATTTAAACACTAATATTTGGATATACATATCTGAAAGTTTAACGGATGATTTCATCCaagatttaaaatgttgctttttcattgtttattttgcaGGACACATATGAGTGTAACTTGCAGTGACTCAGCAATACTTAAAGGACTGAAGCATCGTGGTTTCCTGCAGAACCTTGAAAAGCTCCACTCCACTGGCATTCACCCTCAGAGTTCATTACTCAAACTTACACCTGTTATGAATGTTTAAGGAAATTAAAATGTAACTCAGCATCTGAGTATAGTTATatcatgtaaaaaatgtataaaattccacaaatgtaaatatactgCCCCACCCctcatgaaaaaaacaacaactaagaaCTGAATGTAGGTAGTGTTTATATACTTAATTCATTACAGTTTTACATTTGAActgattaataatgtttttttccctgACATATTTTTGTACACAGATCCTTTGTTGTTTAGAGAGAAATTCTGAACGTTACGAGGAATAAACCTCTATTATCTTTGTACAAATGGTAGGTAATTTGcagaaataaaaagtattgataaaTGGTGTCATTCTCTTTGCTTTTATTTCTTGTTGTTAGATATACAGCACAACATCTGAATAAATCTGTTAGCAATAGAAATAAGAGCATGTGTACTAATAGGcatacatttttgtattgaaAGGAAAAATAACATTCCCCAACTACTTCATTTAATGTACTTTCTAAATCAAGCAATGTTTAAGAATACCTTTTAATCTTACTATGTGACTCACACCACTCAAAGCATACTGCAGTGTGTAAACTGCATATGATAATCTCAAATAAACTAATACACTGAGATGTGCCTGAAGCACACATAAAGTTATTCAAGTCTACAAACATAACATTAGCTTGAAATTATTCATCTGTACCTCTACGAAGGAAGAGATTGGCCTCCAGTACAGTTGAATggaaataaaaacactgcattcatCAAAATGTCACTTGTTGGCTTCGTTCACTTATTACAACAAAAGCTTAACTTTACCGCTGCCATTGATGGTCATACAAAATTCACAAATGGCCTGCAGTTGATCCAACATTCAAACTGACAAAGGCAAGTAGAGGTAGCCATAGCTGTTCCCATTCATAGCAGGTTCCCATCTATTTTAGATTAATTTCTAAGCCACACACAGTTTGATTCCAGCACCTTTAACCAGAGGCCTGAGGTGCGAGGCTCTACAGGTTCAGGCAGGAGCTCAGCAGATGGGTTTGCTGAATGACAGGTGTTGAAAGATGGCTGACTGTGTCATGTTTCCTTCAGCCTCACTGGCAGAGAACAATGGCTAAAGCCTTTGTGTGTTCATAAAAGCCAGCACAGGCT
This window contains:
- the LOC109101148 gene encoding storkhead-box protein 1-like encodes the protein MSVQQRLVQLSAASLAVVLCRDEDSKHSASSASGQDVFADFKSQNLRSFWNKRLVKAVSEVSFQGWLENSVLLVQGNANNLEILREAWMRRALRSPKGYTIRAVGDLSPVQMSPISQSQFIPLSEILCSVISDMNAAHVIVNQEALINHMMKAHPGMTIPTQDILYSALGALIKERKIYHTGEGYFVVTPQTYFITNNMVKERNWWSAGDNDLPSPPPITYLVSNESCMDTSTEVPVMAHCKSCSCFTPPSIVPPSAQDHQSISISECTGKSLKWSKEHKPSIQHQSTSTTADYQASEISKSTNTSRKDKEKSGRKFGLNLFRRNTGKKENKPKKEYATFSGQFPPEEWPVRDEDDLNNLPRDLEHSIIKRINPDLTVDNLVKHTVLMKKLEEKAVDKGISTEALLSKQRHHTSKSVGKKSAPRATRSRRRVPTSKEKQRAKSKTLQCAEDLEADDEILPHLRTEFALDEPDNQEESTILNPKCVYKKRIDNPFLGMPGRDVETNTNHKEQKRREAKIPTPGRRERPGHRSKSWDPHQAKAIADSVEKSHTLKDAPCEQLHESAQTVDSTLDVQPVQELCGDYSSAYPESSTLRIEDKIRLRENKVRSREFRNSRVREIKHQDGALRHVHDQKNIVDHATHCDTTEVPLSWPKPTIQHRLSLHLLNSKEESHHRPDLLCSHPQVGDCTSHQLSDGQTLDRNTSQTESEVYTDDEYRIYQKAVEDENGCSSVCLNEECVLDRETSTARCNEPVFADGGWDGHFVEEHTHHKPTRTTYRSHEYRWQPSDHQILQKGASPKQEVQSLRKRLQESSLADEEHTEALESSIFDYCHASEVESDSETIHKSADEAEACKSNHWICHPESKDQRTNEDSGNISASLNDPRGACAGETTESQSYTADSGIDSPRTHMSVTCSDSAILKGLKHRGFLQNLEKLHSTGIHPQSSLLKLTPVMNV